The proteins below are encoded in one region of Segatella copri:
- a CDS encoding O-antigen ligase — MNIIIGILFFYLAIKANGNFATVFPFILVTYTFLGSFVIGTISPYSFLSVIVAFIFFTRYNRFFAYYRTFPFKSTVFLFALSMICTNFFVSARYRHTPTLVFNICQSVGYTYILWYLLQNNAQKTIHALVKTALVFGCLVSIYALFETITRSNPLLNSLVLSGCYIESPLITEIRFGLKRAQAIFSMHTTLGGVMLFNYALLLVAYKTAYIKKTRLNIIVICLCAMCVFLTGARSCIIGLLMCTGMSFSKLKVSHILLLCFIIPFVFIFAGDYLSQIFDSIFNTEKVNGSSSDMRLIQFMISWDYMMRSPIIGNGLGFLYNDVVLNHLEKELFGAESMWFGVIADQGILGLVSYLLLFISPILYSWRKDNKFIILFVIGILVMHSLSTIPGVNPAMVLVFTLIFNYMQDTAKSRKIRKI; from the coding sequence ATGAATATAATTATTGGTATATTATTTTTTTATTTGGCCATAAAAGCGAATGGGAACTTTGCAACAGTTTTCCCATTTATATTGGTGACCTATACTTTTCTTGGAAGTTTTGTTATAGGTACTATAAGCCCATATAGCTTTTTGTCTGTGATAGTTGCATTTATATTTTTTACTCGTTATAATCGATTTTTTGCATATTATAGGACATTTCCATTTAAATCGACTGTGTTTTTGTTTGCTCTATCAATGATATGTACGAATTTTTTTGTGTCAGCAAGATATCGACATACTCCTACATTGGTATTTAATATTTGTCAATCTGTAGGCTATACCTATATTCTATGGTATTTGTTACAGAATAATGCGCAAAAAACAATTCATGCTTTGGTGAAAACTGCTCTTGTTTTTGGATGCTTGGTATCAATATATGCATTGTTCGAAACTATAACTAGAAGTAATCCTCTATTAAATAGTTTAGTTTTGAGTGGCTGCTATATAGAGTCTCCTCTTATTACAGAAATTAGATTTGGGTTAAAACGTGCGCAGGCTATATTTTCTATGCATACTACGCTAGGTGGAGTTATGTTGTTTAATTATGCATTGCTTTTGGTTGCTTACAAGACTGCATATATAAAAAAAACGAGATTAAATATAATTGTAATTTGCTTATGTGCAATGTGTGTTTTTCTTACAGGTGCCCGAAGCTGCATTATAGGTTTATTAATGTGTACTGGAATGTCATTTTCAAAATTGAAGGTTAGCCATATATTGCTTTTATGTTTTATAATTCCTTTTGTATTTATCTTTGCAGGCGATTATTTGTCGCAAATCTTCGATTCTATATTTAATACAGAGAAAGTAAATGGAAGTAGTTCTGATATGCGCTTAATTCAATTTATGATTTCATGGGATTATATGATGCGTTCTCCGATTATAGGTAATGGACTTGGTTTCCTATATAATGATGTAGTTTTAAACCATTTAGAAAAAGAGTTATTTGGTGCAGAATCGATGTGGTTTGGAGTAATTGCAGATCAAGGAATTTTAGGATTGGTTTCGTATTTGCTTCTTTTTATTTCACCAATTTTATACTCATGGCGTAAAGATAATAAGTTTATAATATTATTTGTTATAGGAATTTTGGTTATGCATTCTTTATCAACTATTCCAGGCGTAAATCCTGCAATGGTTTTAGTGTTTACGTTGATATTTAATTATATGCAGGATACTGCTAAATCCAGAAAAATTAGAAAAATATGA
- a CDS encoding glycosyltransferase family 2 protein — MIISIIVPIYGVEPYIKKCLISIMSQSLTSGVECILVNDCTKDESINIAQKLIDESRGNIKFRIINREENGGLSAARNTGILEAKGDYLYFLDSDDYITPDCIKVLAETAQKFPKAQIVQAGAQATSEGFEYLSMKSKKLKEYSEDAKYIKRNMLMAYYPPTAWNKLVNREWVLANNLFFKEGLLHEDDYWNFFAAKHVTAYAICKQDTYIYNIRPGSITQAPSARNIKSRLISAADFMDNIDSSCRNNQLAVIYKLLMSDYRVLPNKASAAYLPLWAKLNSLCGIGGKMAIFFALHLPKHVLNNYYIKLFNDKIIPRII, encoded by the coding sequence ATGATAATTTCAATTATAGTTCCTATATATGGAGTAGAGCCATATATAAAGAAGTGTTTGATATCAATAATGTCGCAATCATTAACATCGGGGGTAGAATGTATTCTTGTAAATGATTGTACTAAAGACGAGAGTATTAATATTGCTCAGAAATTAATAGATGAATCTAGGGGAAACATCAAGTTCAGAATCATCAATAGAGAAGAGAATGGAGGACTTTCTGCGGCTCGTAATACTGGTATTCTAGAAGCTAAGGGTGATTACCTTTATTTTTTGGATAGTGATGACTATATAACTCCAGATTGCATTAAGGTACTTGCAGAAACGGCTCAAAAGTTTCCTAAGGCTCAAATCGTGCAAGCTGGCGCCCAAGCTACATCTGAAGGCTTTGAATATTTGAGTATGAAATCAAAAAAGTTAAAAGAATATTCGGAAGATGCTAAATATATCAAGCGTAATATGTTGATGGCATACTATCCACCAACTGCTTGGAATAAGTTGGTAAACCGAGAGTGGGTGTTAGCAAATAATCTCTTTTTCAAAGAGGGGTTACTCCATGAAGATGATTATTGGAATTTCTTCGCAGCTAAACATGTTACAGCGTATGCCATTTGCAAGCAAGATACTTATATTTATAATATTCGCCCAGGAAGTATAACGCAGGCTCCTAGCGCGCGAAATATTAAGTCTCGTCTCATATCCGCCGCAGATTTTATGGATAATATAGACAGCTCTTGTAGGAATAATCAATTGGCTGTCATTTATAAATTACTGATGTCGGATTACCGAGTGCTGCCAAATAAAGCCAGTGCAGCTTATTTACCCTTATGGGCAAAATTGAACTCCTTGTGTGGCATTGGTGGTAAAATGGCTATCTTCTTTGCTTTGCATTTGCCAAAACATGTATTGAATAATTATTATATAAAACTTTTTAATGATAAAATAATACCTCGAATAATATGA
- a CDS encoding glycosyltransferase, with the protein MNKHKISVIIPIYNCAEWIEECVNSILNQKLPDHFDTQVILIDDGSTDESGKICDTFSHEQGNIVVVHQPNAGVSVARNKGLEVADGDWICFVDGDDILKDGTFMVLEKQEVAEHDIVRYGAYLFDKKGNASSWGLKFCQDKDEYIQLVVRRSAMLGVCGAFYKRELFFDNNIRFQQGIRTGEDWMVLFELLIKAKSFIYIEKDYYGYRVNESSVTRRLVSAVRPDALIALNHIIAYAKTNAYYVSSRDIAIARSDIRRGMMKEAILNKDKKFFLDTDEALKKYAYQSFWADVFYSKRLKHKVGFFLYWLLDWLYRLKK; encoded by the coding sequence ATGAACAAGCATAAAATATCAGTTATAATACCAATTTATAATTGTGCTGAATGGATTGAAGAATGTGTAAATAGCATACTCAACCAAAAATTGCCGGACCATTTTGATACACAAGTGATTCTTATAGATGACGGAAGCACAGACGAATCTGGGAAAATATGTGATACTTTCTCCCATGAACAGGGAAATATCGTGGTGGTACACCAACCTAATGCTGGTGTCAGTGTAGCACGTAATAAGGGATTGGAGGTCGCAGATGGTGATTGGATTTGTTTTGTGGATGGCGATGATATATTGAAGGATGGGACATTCATGGTGTTGGAAAAACAAGAGGTTGCAGAACATGATATAGTGCGTTATGGAGCTTATTTATTTGACAAAAAAGGAAATGCTTCTTCTTGGGGATTGAAGTTCTGTCAAGATAAAGATGAATATATCCAACTTGTTGTTCGTAGATCTGCAATGTTAGGTGTGTGCGGGGCTTTCTATAAAAGGGAGTTATTTTTTGATAATAATATTCGCTTTCAGCAAGGTATACGTACAGGCGAGGATTGGATGGTCTTGTTTGAACTACTGATAAAAGCAAAGTCGTTTATCTATATTGAAAAGGATTATTACGGCTATCGTGTTAATGAAAGTAGTGTTACTAGACGATTGGTGTCAGCGGTACGCCCAGATGCCCTTATTGCTTTGAACCATATCATAGCGTATGCAAAGACTAATGCTTATTATGTTTCATCAAGAGATATAGCGATAGCTCGTTCGGATATAAGGCGCGGTATGATGAAAGAAGCTATTTTGAACAAGGATAAAAAATTCTTCCTTGATACGGATGAGGCATTGAAAAAATACGCTTATCAAAGTTTTTGGGCAGATGTATTTTATAGTAAGAGGTTGAAGCATAAGGTGGGATTCTTCCTTTACTGGTTATTGGACTGGTTGTACAGATTAAAAAAGTAA
- a CDS encoding glycosyltransferase family 4 protein — MERKYINKELSSQVLFLGVSKKTKGGMTAVLVSYDKYIENMRFIPTWKLGNKLVKSWYALQALVRTWFLLTFDKRIKIVHIHGAANASFDRCKLFIRLAKKCSKKVILHEHAADFVEYYQEAEDKQGITDTLTMCDALIVLSQSWKEYFSSIGMDKDKIHVLNNIVSPPEIAPEKHTEDGKLHLMYMGEISKRKGGFDLLEAIVNNKEYFADKLLLRMGGNEVDGDIKAYIRENGLESFITYEGWIAGQKKIDCLNWEDVYILPSYNEGLPIAILEAMAYSHPVISTPVGGIPEIIKSGENGILVEPGDTKGIADAIKFYIENRDAIRKQGNNAFNVVQDFFPEKVFGDLKALYLKMLSKDCLV, encoded by the coding sequence ATGGAAAGAAAATATATCAATAAAGAACTGTCCTCTCAAGTCCTTTTCTTGGGAGTTTCTAAGAAAACGAAGGGTGGTATGACTGCAGTTCTTGTATCTTATGATAAGTATATTGAGAACATGCGTTTTATTCCAACTTGGAAGTTGGGTAATAAGTTGGTGAAGTCTTGGTATGCTCTGCAGGCATTGGTGCGAACTTGGTTCTTACTGACTTTTGACAAACGTATAAAAATCGTGCATATACACGGAGCAGCTAATGCTTCGTTTGATAGATGTAAGTTATTTATTCGTCTTGCCAAAAAATGTAGCAAAAAGGTGATTCTGCATGAACATGCAGCTGACTTCGTTGAGTATTATCAGGAAGCAGAAGACAAACAAGGTATTACAGATACATTGACAATGTGTGATGCCTTAATTGTTTTGTCGCAATCATGGAAAGAGTATTTTTCATCCATCGGAATGGACAAGGACAAGATTCATGTTCTTAACAATATCGTGTCACCTCCAGAGATAGCTCCAGAAAAACATACTGAAGATGGTAAGTTGCATCTGATGTATATGGGGGAAATCAGCAAGCGCAAAGGAGGCTTTGACTTATTGGAAGCTATTGTGAACAATAAGGAGTATTTTGCCGATAAGCTTTTACTTCGTATGGGAGGTAATGAGGTTGATGGTGATATCAAGGCTTATATTCGTGAGAATGGCTTGGAATCGTTTATAACATATGAAGGTTGGATTGCAGGTCAGAAGAAAATCGATTGTTTGAATTGGGAAGATGTTTATATTTTGCCATCCTACAATGAGGGATTGCCTATTGCTATCCTTGAAGCAATGGCTTATAGTCATCCTGTCATATCTACTCCTGTAGGGGGAATTCCTGAGATTATCAAGAGTGGTGAAAATGGTATCTTGGTTGAGCCTGGTGATACAAAGGGTATAGCTGATGCTATCAAGTTTTATATTGAAAATCGTGATGCGATTAGAAAACAAGGTAATAATGCTTTCAATGTAGTACAGGACTTTTTCCCAGAGAAAGTATTCGGAGATTTGAAAGCATTGTATTTGAAAATG